A stretch of Argiope bruennichi chromosome 10, qqArgBrue1.1, whole genome shotgun sequence DNA encodes these proteins:
- the LOC129987413 gene encoding marginal zone B- and B1-cell-specific protein-like → MDMRLSIILMTVLFCSYYPFGAEGNNVPKGEKISLSIPSLTEEEINSNHMPFHMKCDACKAISFQIREAFDKKRSYRQTDLEHHEILDILEELCGKGFNDYGVKQVNGVNRLSGPGLETEHVMGMTQMGGHWPNRLRDMCFYYVGEAGEIDMYDTNKEGPEKLMELLCYGKGVYGHCSQLKSPIKTEL, encoded by the exons ATGGATATGAGACTGTCGATTATTTTGATGACTGTATTATTTTGCTCATATTATCCATTTG GTGCTGAAGGAAATAATGTTCCTAAaggagaaaaaatttctttatctattCCAAGTTTGACAGAAGAAGAAATAAACAGTAACCACATGCCTTTTCATATGAAATGTGATGCTTGCAAAGCCATTTCTTttcaa attcGTGAAGCCtttgataaaaaaagaagctaCAGACAGACTGATCTGGAGCATCATGAAATTTTGGACATTTTAGAAGAGCTTTGTGGCAAAGGATTTAATGA ttatGGTGTGAAACAAGTTAATGGTGTTAACAGACTCTCAGGACCAGGTTTAGAAACAGAGCATGTCATGGGCATGACTCAAATGGGTGGACATTGGCCAAATAG ATTGCGAGATATGTGCTTCTATTATGTTGGAGAAGCAGGCGAAATTGACATGTATGATACAAATAAGGAAGGACCAGagaaattaatggaattattatGTTATGGAAAAGGTGTTTATGGCCACTGTAGTCAATTAAAGTCACctattaaaacagaattataa